A window from Dromaius novaehollandiae isolate bDroNov1 chromosome 1, bDroNov1.hap1, whole genome shotgun sequence encodes these proteins:
- the MGAT4C gene encoding alpha-1,3-mannosyl-glycoprotein 4-beta-N-acetylglucosaminyltransferase C codes for MRCLRKRSAVSFLGVLVICLLFMNLYIEDGYVLEGDKQLIRETATHQLNPERYVHTFKDLSNFSGSINISYRYLAGTPLPRKRYLTIGLSSVKRKKGNYLLETIKSIFEQSSYEELKEIAVVVQLADFDSAWCEGMVQDISQKFAHHIIAGRLIVIHVPEEYYPVLDGLKRNYNDPEDRVKFRSKQNVDYAFLLNFCANLSDYYVMLEDDVRCSKNFLTAVKKVITSREGSYWVTLEFSKLGYIGKLYHSHDLPRLAHFLLMFYQEMPCDWLLIHFRGLLAQKEVIRFKPSLFQHMGYYSSYKGAENKLKDDDFEEESFDIPDNPPANLHTNMNVFENYEASKAYSSIDEYFWGKAPSTGDFYGIVFEKPIKISKIKVVTGTEDRQNDILHHGALEVGEKIVGSKKGRQCTTFLRLGEFKNGNFEITNVEHKVLFDINCMRILVTKSQKEWLIIRSISIWTSQTPNQ; via the exons ATGAGATGCTTGCGGAAACGATCGGCAGTATCATTCTTAGGAGTCCTTGTCATTTGCTTGCTGTTCATGAACTTGTACATTGAAGATGGTTATGTTTTG GAAGGGGACAAGCAATTAATCAGAGAAACAGCCACGCACCAGCTTAACCCAGAGCGCTATGTTCACACTTTTAAAGATTTGTCTAATTTCTCAGGATCTATAAACATTTCCTATCGCTACCTAGCTGGCACGCCTTTGCCAAGGAAAA GGTATCTTACAATTGGACTATCCTCTGTGAAACGGAAAAAGGGAAACTACTTGCTTGAGACTATCAAGTCCATATTTGAGCAGTCAAGTTATGAGGAACTTAAAGAAATTGCAGTGGTAGTGCAGCTGGCAGATTTTGATTCAGCCTGGTGTGAAGGGATGGTCCAGGATATTTCACAGAAATTTGCTCATCACATAATTGCAGGCAGATTAATAGTTATTCACGTCCCTGAGGAATACTATCCAGTATTGGATGGCCTCAAGAGAAATTACAATGACCCAGAAGACCGGGTGAAGTTTCGATCCAAACAAAATGTAGATTATGCTTTCCTGCTTAACTTTTGTGCCAATCTTTCTGACTATTATGTGATGCTGGAAGACGATGTTCGCTGCTCAAAGAACTTTTTGACTGCTGTTAAGAAAGTAATTACCTCACGAGAAGGATCCTACTGGGTGACTTTGGAATTCTCCAAATTGGGATATATTGGAAAGCTTTACCATTCCCATGATCTCCCACGCTTGGCCCATTTTTTGTTGATGTTTTACCAAGAAATGCCTTGCGATTGGCTCCTGATCCACTTTCGTGGGCTGTTAGCTCAAAAGGAAGTGATACGTTTTAAGCCATCTCTGTTCCAGCACATGGGATACTACTCATCTTACAAAGGAGCTGAAAACAAGCTAAAGGACGATGATTTTGAAGAGGAATCATTTGATATCCCTGACAACCCACCTGCAAACCTGCACACCAACATGAATGTATTTGAAAACTACGAGGCAAGCAAGGCTTACAGCAGCATTGATGAGTACTTCTGGGGCAAAGCTCCTTCTACTGGAGACTTCTACGGGATTGTATTTGAAAAGCCCATTAAAATCAGTAAAATTAAAGTTGTCACTGGAACGGAAGACCGGCAAAATGACATCTTGCATCATGGGGCCTTGGAAGTGGGGGAAAAGATTGTAGGGAGTAAAAAAGGGAGACAATGTACTACTTTCTTGAGACTAGGGGAATTCAAAAATGGAAACTTTGAAATAACCAACGTAGAGCACAAAGTTCTGTTTGATATTAACTGCATGAGAATACTTGTTACCAAAAGTCAAAAAGAATGGCTGATCATTAGGAGCATTAGCATTTGGACTTCTCAGACTCCAAATCAGTAA